The window TCAAAGTTTattgtatataaaaatacaaagtTAATAATTGTATCATGCTTATTTTATATCATTTTATGCTTTAGAAAACACATAATTGAAGAGAGTTATCTAAGTTGTAGCTAGGTccaagaattgaaagcacagttggctagagaatttgatatgaaggatttGGGACcaacaaacaagattctagggatgcaagttcatcGAGATAGAAGTAAAAGAAAGATTTTGCTTTccgagaaaaattatttgaagaaagtttTGCAACGCTTCACATGCAAGATAGTTAGCCAATATCGACCTCTCTTCCTGTAAACTTCGAGTTATTTTTCGAGAttgtcctagcagtgaagcagtgaggatggagatgtctcgagtaccatatgcatcagcaatgggaagtttgatgttcaccatgatctgtacaagtccggacattgctcaagcagtgggagcagttagtcggtatatggcaaatcctggACGAAAGCATTGGAGCACTGTcaagaggatccttagatacattaagggtacctcaAATGCTGCATCATATTATGGAGGATCAGATTTTACATTCAGGGAATATATCGATTCAGATTATTCAGGTAatcctgataagaggaaatctactaGCTGGCTTTCATTTATGGATCGGCTGCTGACaatacaatgtgcctctgaaaAGGATTGCTTGAGGAGAAAGATTATTCAACTGATAGATATATATTATGATGCAATAGATGCACCTAAAAGTGGGAAAAAGGTTGGTTTTTGGAAAATTTCTTTATAAGAATCTGAGATTGCTATGATAATTTATTTACTCACGTTCACGTATCAGCGACCCTTAACAAACGTAAAGAAAACACTGAGTTGCCACTTTAACATAATTCAAGATGGTGCGTTCGAGGTCAAACAACCAGGTACAACACACGAAGGGCCAGCCAGTCTAGTTTGACCAAAAAGCACGAATCGACCATTTACGTGAAGAAGCACGAATCAACCATTTACGTGAATTCTGAGAAAGAACCAGCAATGCCTTACCGTGTACCGTGTTCGAAGTAGGGAAACAGACAAAAATCAACCATTTACCCGCCGCCCGGAAACTAAACCCGACATACACGTTCTGCACAGCATAGAAACAGTCACACATCAACCATTTCTCGTCACCACTAACAAATTCCGAAAAATTCCTATAAACAATGCAACAACACGCACGAGCAACAATTGCATGAAAAAAACAGTAAAAAGAACAAATAAAAAGGAATGAAGATGGGGAAGATGAAACCAACTCACTTTTCCGGTCGTTCATCTCGACGGACATCATCTTCGCTGATTCAGATTCGAGCACAGCAAGCCACAATTTTCGGCTCAAAAATTTGTCTGCTATACGAACGGTTTCAACAAGATCAATCCCCGCTTTAAGAGAAACTGTAATTCAATGAAAAATGAAGGCACAAGTCTCCAGCTCACGTCTATAATTATAGCCACACGGCACTTGAAATAATCCCAATATTGTGAGTTACAAGCTGGTTTGATTCAAAATAAGTGCCAAATTCATGCAGCAAACATTCAGAGCCTTCAAAATTTAGATCTCCGTAAAAGGGTTTGTTTTAATTaagtaattaataattaagataTTACTAATCTTTATTCGATTATTTTGTTTGTTATCTAGATGGTTTAACGATGTTCGAAAAGTTAAATGTAAGTTTAAATGCTTTTTTGGTATTTTTAATAAGCTTATTTTGAAGATTTATATGTTTAAGGAGTTCAATTGAGAAGCATGTAACAATATGtttttaattaagaaaatcaTTTTTTAACATTACTAAATTATTCATTTCTTTGTGAAAATCCATTTATAatcaataatattattaaagaaTTCGATAATATTGTTCCAATTATTCCTCATGTAACATATTAGGACATTCCACGGGTAAGCCGATTTGGGCTTATTTATCAGATTAAGATATTATTGATTGATTTGGGTGTAATATTATGTAAGTCTAAATGTGTGccgttttacaaaaaaaaatataggtGGTGGTAATGTTACAACTCAAATACATATAAACATATAAGAGATAAAGATTCAGTTTAATTGTTCTACCAAAAAGACAattattgataattattacattccataatatatattttaataattgcaCTTCTTGCGATCAATAAGAATTAAACCCCTAATCTTGACTATGATATCAATTTAGAACCGAGTACTTGtcattttatcaaaatttatagTTAATATTTATAGTACAACTCAAATATATCAAACTTAATAGCAGTTCAAGTATTACGTTTCGATTGCTCTACCACTAGAGACACACAAAAAATCTCGTTAGACAGTCTCGGGGATGCAttttttgatacatatattttatttgggtcattcataaaaaaatattatttccgtcaaaaatattacttcaCAAAAAGCAATATTTTGTTATTGTAAATGTGAACAGAATTGATCATATCACATTGCATTCTATTTGCATAGACAATTATTGTACCATCACATTACATAattgttttaaatttaaaatttataatatattgagTTAAAATGGatataaattttctttaaaataattaaaattatattaaaaaaagagAATATTGgtggaaaatatatatatggaaTAAAGTTGGGTTTAGCTATGTACGATTTCCCGGGCTTTTTGCCAGAGTTGAAAAGCTAGGCCACTCGTTCCCTCTCTCTTGTTTATTCTTCTTTTCTCCCATTGATCCAATATGCTTCCCACGTTCAATGACAGCTTCTCaagattgaatttttttcttATTAGAAAATCAAAATCATTAAACTCGGTCACGAAATTTGATAAACTAGGGAAAATCAGAGAAACCCTTTTCCCATCTTACGATTTCCTCGCGGAGAAGAGGGGTTTTTCCTTGTCTATTTTTCCTGGTGAATCGATTTAAGAGGCTTCCAATCTTGATAGATTGTTCCAATGTGTTTGGTATTTTTGGATTCAAGTTAATGAGCTTTGAAGATTATGGTCAAGGAAGAAAGGAGCGTACATAAATCCAGGTCTTTTCAATTTCGGAAAATGTTCGATTTCATCAATCAGCATGATGAGAAGATAGAAAATATGCGTGAAGGTGCGGCATCGCCTGAGGTACCGGAAGCTCAACAAGTAGATAGTGATTTGGATAAAAGCCCCGTTTCTAAATCGATACCTAGATTAGGGAATTGCAAAAGGGAAAGGCCGGCTTCGGGTAATCTTCAACCTCACATTTGATTCAGTTTAATCCAATGTCATGCAGTCACTCACACATAATGATACATTCTTGGTTTTTCGTTTTTATTCTTGTTCGTTAATGATGCGTGGGGGAATTCGATATTAATTATTTCGTTCGGTTTTAGATATGGAATTGATGAAGGAAAGATTTGCCAAGTTGCTTTTAGGAGAGGACATGTCCGGTGGAGGAAAGGGTGTTTCCTCTGCTTTGGCCTTGTCGAATGCCATCACAAATCTTGCTGGTAAAGTTTCACATCAATGTGATTATGAgcagaaaaaaaataataatatatgggATTGCTGTTCTGATATTACAAGGCCAAATTAGATTTTCGCGGTTATTTTACCTCCTTCTTAGGTATGGTGTACATTAATTAGCGACCCATGATCAAAATCTTGCAGCTTCTGTCTTCGGAGAGCAAAGTAAGTTAGAGCCAATGTCTGTAGAGAGGAAGGAAAGATGGAAAAAGGAAGTAGATTGGCTTTTATCAGTGGCAGATTATATAGTAGAATTTGTTCCTTCTCAACAGAAATCAAAGGATGGAACAGACATGGAGGTAAAATATCATTTGTCATTTTCCTCAAGAAAAGGgcaatatttttcatgagtaCTCACTGTattttatgataatattttgCATGTATTTATTTCATGTTTCTTAGATAATGTTGACTCAACAAAGGAGAGACCTTATGTTGAACATTCCAGCCTTACGCAAGCTTGATGCAATGCTTATCGTAAGAATATGCTACTTATGTCTCTTGCAAAATCATTAATTTCTTTTACTCTTGTTACTTGCCAGACGTAGTATTGAAATTATAACGGCAGGGTATCCTGGAAAACTTTGAAGGCCAACAAGAATTCTGGTATGTTTCAAGAGATGCCGATGAGTCTGAAAAAGGGATCCAAAGAAATGATAAATGGTGGCTGCCTACAGTAAAGGTTCCCCCGACAGGACTTTCAGAAGAATCTCGGCAGTTTTTGCAAAAACAGAAGGAAGCTGTAAATCAAGTATTGAAAGCGTCCATGGCGATAAATGCTCAAATACTTTTAGACATGGAGATCCCGGATAACTACATTGAATCGCTCCCCAAGGTGTGTGGGAAAGGAGAATATTTCTTGTGTTAATGTTCATTAGAAAATTATTATCGTTTTTATGATCTTTGTATGTGCTGGTGTCTTGCAGAATGGTAGATCAAGCCTAGGTGAACCGGTCTATAAAAACATTaccattgagttctttgatccTCAGCAATTCCTTTTGACAATGGACATGTCATCGGAGCACAAAGTTCTTGACCTAAAGAACAGAATTGAGGCATCTATTGTGATATGGAAAAGGAAAATGCACCAAAAGGATGGGAAATCTGGATGGGGTTCGGCTGTGAGCTTGGAGAAGAGAGAGCTTTTCGAAGAACGAGCCGAAACTATCTTACTCCTTCTCAAACATCAATTTCCCGGAATTCCTCAATCATCACTCGACATTAGTAAAATCCAATACAACAAAGTATGaatgaaaataagaaaaaaaaaacatttgattTCTATCTTTTCCGATACCAAGAAACCATCACTTACTATATTAGCTATTTTGTTAATCCCAAGTTCCAACATTGTAGGATGTGGGGTTGTCAATACTTGAAAGCTATTCTAGGGTACTGGAAAGCTTGGCCAATACAGTGATGTCTCGTATCGAGGATGTCTTGTATGCAGATTCTCTAGCCCAAGATCCATCACTTGAAGCTGGAACGTGGAATCAATCAACAAAATATTCCTCTCAATCACAGCCACTAAGCCGAGAAGATGAGGCCGGGAATTTGAGTTCTGCAGCAGAGACTCCGACAGGTTCAATGACTTTGTCCGATTTCATGGGGTGGGATGTAGAGCCTCCCGTGACAAAAATCAGGAAGAATCATTCCACCGGTAACTTCTTGTCTTCTACTAGTCAGGATGAAGAAGAAATATTGGTGACAAAACCTGCTCTTGTTAACATTATCAAGAAGTTATCTTACACTGATAAGATTGAGATGAGTAGTTTGAGAAGTCCTACTTCTCGACATTGATTCATTCGCGGATAAATATAAAATAGATACAGATAACTGTATGCAATAAGCTAAAAGAGAACAAAGGTTTAACCTTTAATGTACAGATGCTGATAACCTTTGAGTCGTCCATCAGTTGAGTTAGCTTAATGATTGCCCTTCCTTCCAATGTTGGATAGGGAAGCACAAGTCGCCGGTTTATTTCACCCTACCTTGTGAGGCACTGCCCCCATGAGGTGATCAAAGGTCCAGATTTAAACACACATACACCCCATGAAGTGATCAAAGGCCCAGATTTAATCACCATGTAAAATCAATGGCTGAGATCATGTgagggcactgcccccacaggTAGCATCTACTCTACCACAAGTCGCCTGCCTTTGGTACTTGAAGTGGTTTGTATTTGTTCCCTTCTTGTATCTATGAAACTTGTCCAATTTCATTAATACGGAATTTTGTCATTGTTTCTTAATTTgcttaggcatagtttggtacgcatgataggataaacatgtgatatataatataaggataagttaaggataaataagatgtaggatattatatttaatgttggtatgattttaataagagtgattaatttatatattagattgtaatgacaaaattaaccttatcataataatttttataatttcaaatttgttgcttgagttctatTTCTTATTTGTTCATGCGCCGACAAtgtttgcatgatttatttttattttacctaattttatatattatataatatgataattgagcccttaATTTTGTGAGCCAagtcaaatataaatttttaaagttaatcgagtgatactaataattttattgagattcatacaaatcatttatataattatctcgagttcatttatatatttatcatattatataatatataaaaataaataaaaatatttatttaattttaatttctacctacaaGTAAAATGAGAGAACAATAGGGTTTaggatttttatatattgagggaaattaagtcatttgtggtGTTTTTATCATTAGATTAAAATGATCACATCTCATTTAAGGGATAATTTATCtctatataaaattatttatcacgggctcatgataatatcatgagcttttaaaaaatgtaccaaacatgggataagagatgattatttatcaatccatctcttatcccatgtaccaaactatacctTAGTTGATTACATGGCCATCTTCTGGATTACCATGGAGCCATATATGTAATATATTCTTGCAAGTATTATAGGAATAATTTTCCGACTCTGTCGGGTCGGTAATGGGTCCGGGTATAATCATACCTGGCCAGTTCCCGACTCTGTTGGGTCGGGCATGAATATGCTTAAACGGGTATTAGGTTGGATACGAGTattaaattttagaaaattataTGATAATGATATGTTTTGAACTCTACTTTATAACAATATAGAAAATTATATCATtggacaaatatttttttttgaggCAAGAATCGACAAAATTTATATCATTATTTATTTGTAGGTAATTATTATGCGTAAAAAATGTTTCAGtttgtcatttttgtgtttgatTGAATTGATTTTGTAATAAGACATTAtggaattaattttatttatttttgttataaACGTActattaaaaatgttaaatggtGGGTCAAACTTTTTAAATTTCGGTTATGAGTCGAGTCAAATATGAGGTTAAGTTTTAACATGTTAAAATTAACATAATTTTTTCCTAATTTTAACATACGTCCTCGACCAATATTCGACCTATTGTGATCCCTAAATGTACCATAATCATTAATACCATAATCATCAACTCATGTGTATGTATATTCTAACAATGTAGCATTGATATGTCCGATGTATCATTTATTACACTTGGTAAGCAAAAAGTTATGAAATTGAAAGGTCCAAATATTAGCATAGAAAGGGGCGGAATTTGGAATATCCAATTTGATGTTGTAACCAAATTTGTCATGATAACAACCTGTCTGCCACACTTATCAACTAATCATtatttttttgacaaaaacttgtgtgagacggtctcacggatcgtattttgtgagacggatctcttattgggtcatccataaaatagtattactttttattgtgaatatcggtaaggctGACACGTCtcataaataaagattcgtgagaccgtctcacaagagacatactctatttttttatgagatcgtttcacgtctcacggatcaatttttttaaacgGAACTCTTATCTGacttaaattatgaaaaaaatattattgttgttttaaaaatattactctTCACACTCTGTATATAAATCAGATCGATATgtttcatgaatataaatctgtaaatccgtctcacaaagtACCTGGATTGTTTTTTTAATcattcttattatttttttaatcgaAAAAATCAATTAGAATAAATCCAAATagatttgttaattttttttatttttaaaatttaaaagtgTGACCCACACCCCAAAAAAGTATTAAAAATAGATCCAACCAGAAGCCCATGGGCCTGCTGTGTCAGATAGATTCCTTGAAAATTAGGCATCATCTCCCCGTGTTGTCTCGCTTCCCACGTCAGGCAATCATCTTCTCTCTACTCTATTCTTTCCTATTCTCCTCCAGTTTAAGCAGAACAGAACAAATATGACTGTGCAAGCCAATGAATTCATGGAGTCTCACGCGAAGATTCCTGAAATCAAATTCATCAAACTTTTCATCAACGGTGAATTCGTCGACGCTTTATCAGGTTCCTCACTCCTCTCTCTCTATTTCCGTAACtgcttttttttttccaaatcttCTGATTGATTCGTCAAACTGTTCGATTTCATTCTATCCTCACTCTAATTATATAAAGCCTGCTAGTTTTACGCGGTTTACGGCGGAACTTCTAGCTCGTTCAGCTGCAAATTTATGCGTGATTTTCATATAAGTGTTGTGGAGCAATGATAAGAACATGAAGATATATACTGCTCGTTTCGTCGCTTGCAAATTTTTATACGACAACTTGGAAAACATGAAAGTTCGTTCAACATGagactgtttttttttttttttttccgtgGTCGTTTTCAAGAGGTTGAATAAAATATCGCCTcaatattaaattatttgatCGAAAATGATACAGATTGGCTAGCTTTGCATAAAACGGAGTCACATAGACCACTAGGGAATCTTTCGCCGTTCACTGAATCTGGTCGGcgttaaaattataatattgaaAATTTAAGTTAAATTTGACAAAATTGAGTTTAGATTAATACATTTTGGGTGTAAAAATTAAGGTGAAATGTGTAATTGCGTgttaaatcaggaaagaaatttGAAAGCATAGATCCGAGAACGGAAGAAGTGATTGCGAACATTGCTGAAGGGGACAAAGAAGACATCGATTTAGCGGTCAAGGCTGCACGGGAGGCCTTTGATCTTGGTCCATGGCCTCGCTTACCCGGACGTGTAAGTCATTTATTCACTTCTTTTCCAatgcctatatatatatatatatatatatatatatatatatatatatatatatatatatatatatatatatatatacatatatatatatatacatacttaCTGTAACGTggcaaaatttttgttttataatttttatgtaaaaaatataCGTTATTTTATTAAGATATGATATttataaaagtaaaaaaaaaaaaagatatgataattatatagatattttatttgaactTTTACATaagaaaaaatcgaaaaaagaCTGAAAGTTGTAACAAAATTACTAATAAATTCATATCAGCAAAGTTAGCTAACAAAtattataaatcataaaattatatataaaaaaaactttgTTATCGTATTATTGTATCAAAGTTAATTAGTATGAGGTGATGAAGTTTAATAATATAGAAGTATAGATAAGATGTGACTCAACGTATAATTTCAACAAGATCTCGTATTCGAGTCATGTGAAGAAAAATTTATGTAATGAGAAAGCTTATATACCATAATAAACCTGATTTCGTTGTGCTGTTAATTTGGGTTTAATATGTTTGATGATTCGGTTTGAAAAATATGGCATGGAATTAACAAGGAAGATTGCGACAATTTGTCGggttaataaaatatttgatcgtggtgaaaatttttcatttgataattTATTTGACTGAATTAGCATGTGAAATTTGTATTTTGAGGAAGATCAAACATTAACTGAAATCTATTTGACTAGATAGATTTTGTGAATTATTGTTTGTCGGTGCAAGTAACATATTGCGGGGAAAATTTAAGATATTCTTAGTGTATTACCCTAATTGTGCGTGAATATTTAATAATAGATATGAGATTCATTCATTTTAGATGTATTCTTGTATAGTAGTTTCGAAAAAGAGACATCTCATTATCCCATGTTACACAAATAGTTGTGGTTCATAAGAATAAATAATGTTTTTTGAGATAATAATACACTTGATATAGATACAACTTCGATATTTGTATATGAGTCAAGCTTGTCTCCCATCGTTATGTATCTATTTAACTTATTTAATTGGCTTTGTCGGATGGTTGGATTCCACAAATTTACTGttgattaattttaaatatttcatgTAGTTAATCATTTTATTAATTCATTTGGCAACCTTACATGTGAATTGAAATGAAAGTTTTGGAACCCAATCAAAAATAGGGGAtgagatgattttttttttttttttttttttactttgccATTCTCAAAGTAGTGGTGGCATGACCCGTGTCAATGGTAAGTTTGAGACGAATTTTCGTATCGGAAAAAAAGTTTAGTGGTTGCCCTGAATTTTTCAAGGTATTGATTGCTACATTGAGAAAATATTGTgagtaaaaaaatcatttttggaaggtatgaaaataaataaaaacatggTTATGTTTGGACAAGTATGTAtaaaacattttataaaagtatttttttagaaaattttataaaatgttTTAAAAGTTGTTTTTATGAATAAATATGTATTTGAACAAATATTCTATATAAACGTTTTTAGAGTTGAAGAcaactattttaaaaaaaaaagattttaaaGACCATTATTGTATAAAAATTAGACTTGAaagaacattttttttaaaaaaaatatttcaaaattattgaaaaaatcTACCTGAAATTTCTGTAATTGGAGAGGCGTCTGATTTGCATGATAGCTCATGCTTTAAGCCCGTCCTTATTTCAAGGTGCCGACATTTCACATATGATTGGACTTACTGGCGTCAATatctattatttattttaatcgcTACTACAATAGCTCGTGCGTGGCTAAGTCAATATTTGcttctttttattattttcattgaattttttatttgtcATATGATTTGTTCAtattttatgataattaaataaatttatgtaattttaaatatattagtGTATATGACACAGCCTTGATATATCAAGTGATTTTTCATAGCaacaaaatcatataaaaagagataattttcatttcatttatttgattttttagaTTACCAAGTAAAGAGGCCTATACATAGTCTGATTGTCGTCGGTCCCCTACCACTTCattaagataatttttatttgaattattgGACATCCCAAAAAGTAAACCATCTTCTCAATAAAACAATCTCAAAGCCATGTTCAGTATACAAATAACAAAAAAAGAAGAAGTTAGGTCCAGTGGAACGGTCTTGGAAAGATCAGACTTGTGGCAGATTTGACTAATTTGGATCTGGGATTTTTTTAATGTATATATTTTTGGGGAGGGTGTCACGAAGTTGTGTTGACACCCCTATTTCTCCAATATCCACTAGTTAAAATTATGGGCATGTCGGTATTTTGGTTAGATACAATTGATTATCACTATTACTAATGATCTGATTTTGAGTGAAATATACCGATTTAGGTTTCTTTTACAATTCTTTAGATGCAGGGCACAATGGATTTAGGTCGAGGAGAGACATGGTTTTAGGGGGGCCGTACCATTAAATTTATGTcagaaaattcaaaattatttcaaaaatcatCAAATGAAGTGTATTAAaaggataaaagaaaattatgtCGTCTATAACATCCTAAGCATAATCGCTTGGGCAAATAATTTATGGTCCATTGATTTTTTCTATTTTAGGCTTTGATCCACTGAATTTTTAAATCTTAGTTTTAGTgcactaatttttatttttaaatttttactcACCTTACTCTCTTTTATTAATCTTCGTCAAAATACTCTCTTTCCCAAAGTTTGTACATTTTTCTTCAACGGAAGATGGGAAAATTATTACAATTGGGTATCAAAATCAAAACTTTATCTCGAATTTGGGACCTGAATACCAAATAGAGTTCAGACACGAAGGCAACAAGAGACGAGTGAATGCGATcaggggcggatttagtgtagggcgaacgggggccacggcccccccaaaaaaatttaaaaaaattttttagcGACGATTGTGAcggaaaccgtcgcaaaatgcgCGACGGTTTTatcaacaaccgtcgctatatggcggccacggcccccccaaatatttaaaaaaaaattttagcgacggttatatagAAACTGTCGCGGTTTAGCGACCGTTttacaaaaaccgtcgcaaattccgCGACGGTTTATTGTATCCGTCGCcatattgcgacggttttctctaaaaccgtcgcaaaggtGGCCCCCCCAATGCCAAAATCCTAGATCCGCCCCTGAATGCGATCACCCCTCAATTTTCAAGTTTCGAAGTGGGAACCCCAAaaaattttgagttttgaatcgag is drawn from Primulina eburnea isolate SZY01 chromosome 10, ASM2296580v1, whole genome shotgun sequence and contains these coding sequences:
- the LOC140842754 gene encoding rho guanine nucleotide exchange factor 8-like isoform X1 produces the protein MVKEERSVHKSRSFQFRKMFDFINQHDEKIENMREGAASPEVPEAQQVDSDLDKSPVSKSIPRLGNCKRERPASDMELMKERFAKLLLGEDMSGGGKGVSSALALSNAITNLAASVFGEQSKLEPMSVERKERWKKEVDWLLSVADYIVEFVPSQQKSKDGTDMEIMLTQQRRDLMLNIPALRKLDAMLIGILENFEGQQEFWYVSRDADESEKGIQRNDKWWLPTVKVPPTGLSEESRQFLQKQKEAVNQVLKASMAINAQILLDMEIPDNYIESLPKNGRSSLGEPVYKNITIEFFDPQQFLLTMDMSSEHKVLDLKNRIEASIVIWKRKMHQKDGKSGWGSAVSLEKRELFEERAETILLLLKHQFPGIPQSSLDISKIQYNKDVGLSILESYSRVLESLANTVMSRIEDVLYADSLAQDPSLEAGTWNQSTKYSSQSQPLSREDEAGNLSSAAETPTGSMTLSDFMGWDVEPPVTKIRKNHSTGNFLSSTSQDEEEILVTKPALVNIIKKLSYTDKIEMSSLRSPTSRH
- the LOC140842754 gene encoding rho guanine nucleotide exchange factor 8-like isoform X2, producing the protein MVKEERSVHKSRSFQFRKMFDFINQHDEKIENMREGAASPEVPEAQQVDSDLDKSPVSKSIPRLGNCKRERPASDMELMKERFAKLLLGEDMSGGGKGVSSALALSNAITNLAASVFGEQSKLEPMSVERKERWKKEVDWLLSVADYIVEFVPSQQKSKDGTDMEIMLTQQRRDLMLNIPALRKLDAMLIGILENFEGQQEFWYVSRDADESEKGIQRNDKWWLPTVKVPPTGLSEESRQFLQKQKEAVNQVLKASMAINAQILLDMEIPDNYIESLPKNGRSSLGEPVYKNITIEFFDPQQFLLTMDMSSEHKVLDLKNRIEASIVIWKRKMHQKDGKSGWGSAVSLEKRELFEERAETILLLLKHQFPGIPQSSLDISKIQYNKV